From the genome of Streptomyces sp. V1I1, one region includes:
- a CDS encoding DUF4439 domain-containing protein, translating into MSTLDAVQAALAAEHAAVYGYGVVGGRVGDDREGEATAAYAAHRARRDALARTVRDLGGTPAAAAAAYALPFPVPDAAAAVRLAAVLEDRVAGVYSDLVRAAEGPLRREAAGALREAAVRAVRWRGSGVAFPGLAERTGSRAR; encoded by the coding sequence ATGAGCACGCTGGACGCGGTACAGGCCGCGCTCGCCGCGGAGCACGCGGCGGTGTACGGGTACGGGGTCGTCGGCGGCCGGGTCGGCGACGACCGCGAGGGCGAGGCCACCGCCGCGTACGCCGCGCACCGGGCCCGGCGGGACGCGCTGGCGCGCACGGTGCGCGACCTTGGCGGGACGCCCGCCGCGGCGGCGGCCGCGTACGCGCTGCCCTTTCCGGTGCCGGACGCGGCGGCTGCCGTGCGGCTCGCCGCGGTGCTGGAGGACCGGGTCGCGGGCGTCTACTCCGATCTCGTACGGGCCGCGGAAGGGCCGCTGCGGCGGGAGGCCGCGGGCGCGCTCCGCGAGGCGGCCGTACGTGCGGTGCGGTGGCGCGGCAGCGGCGTAGCCTTTCCTGGGCTCGCCGAGCGGACCGGGAGTCGAGCGCGCTGA
- a CDS encoding aminoglycoside phosphotransferase family protein: MAFKPPQRLVQALGESDDWLGQLPKAVQEAADRWELDVERVMAPGGRSSLVVLVRQPDGSPAALKVAHPSASPELERTALEHWGGWGAVRLLASSDGALLLERLHPEVSLRSLPEAKALLEAAGTVRRLWVEPPTDHGFETVAERTARQAEAMRAFAEPGTASLVSAALAARDELTASPPELLLLHGNFRQGKVLAADRTPWLAVGPEPLVGERAYDLARLVRDRVEDLIATSAGASAARRRVNKLADSLEVDRERLRGWTMFRAVESGTRAITTGRRREGEPALEFAGWL; this comes from the coding sequence ATGGCTTTCAAACCGCCGCAGCGACTGGTCCAGGCGCTGGGCGAGAGTGACGACTGGCTCGGGCAGCTGCCGAAGGCCGTCCAGGAGGCAGCGGACCGGTGGGAGCTGGACGTCGAGCGGGTCATGGCGCCGGGCGGCCGGAGCAGTCTGGTCGTGCTCGTACGGCAGCCGGACGGGTCGCCGGCAGCGCTGAAGGTCGCCCACCCGTCCGCCTCGCCCGAGCTGGAGCGCACGGCGCTGGAGCACTGGGGTGGCTGGGGCGCGGTCCGTCTGCTCGCCTCCTCGGACGGCGCGCTGCTGCTGGAACGGCTGCACCCGGAGGTGTCGCTGCGGTCCCTGCCGGAGGCGAAGGCGCTCCTGGAGGCGGCGGGGACGGTGCGGCGGCTGTGGGTCGAGCCGCCGACGGACCACGGCTTCGAGACGGTGGCGGAACGGACGGCGCGGCAGGCGGAGGCGATGCGGGCGTTCGCGGAGCCGGGCACGGCTTCGCTGGTCTCCGCGGCATTGGCCGCCCGGGACGAGCTCACCGCGTCCCCCCCCGAACTCCTGCTGCTGCACGGCAACTTCCGCCAGGGCAAAGTCCTGGCGGCCGACCGCACACCGTGGCTCGCGGTGGGCCCGGAGCCCCTGGTGGGCGAGCGCGCCTACGACCTGGCCCGCCTGGTCCGCGACCGCGTCGAGGACCTGATCGCCACGTCGGCGGGCGCATCGGCGGCCCGCCGCCGGGTGAACAAGCTCGCGGACTCGCTGGAGGTGGACCGGGAGCGGCTGCGGGGGTGGACCATGTTCCGTGCGGTGGAATCGGGCACGAGAGCGATCACGACGGGGCGGCGCCGGGAGGGCGAGCCGGCGCTGGAGTTCGCGGGCTGGTTGTAG